The Caloenas nicobarica isolate bCalNic1 chromosome 25, bCalNic1.hap1, whole genome shotgun sequence region GACCTGTTTCAGCATTAGAATCGTCAGGAAGGGAACGCTTGGCAGAGAGGTGTCAGGGAAGAACAGCATCGGGGTTGGCTTTGTGCAGCAGCGATCGGGCATCCGTACGTGGTTCCAGAAAGGCGAGATTTTCAGACCTTGATGTTGGCATGGCAGTAGTTCAGCTGCACAAGATTCAGGACATTAAGCGTAGTGCAGGCTCCCTCGTTGTAGACGGCTGGGAGTTctttacaaacaagaaaaacaaaaacaaatactgtGAGATAAGGTGTTAAGTGATCTGTGCGCTCTTTGGCAGCCCTTAATACCTGGCATATTGCACTCGTGTTTTAATCAAAATGAGCCTTCTCAAGTACCAAAGCAATGACGAAAGCAAAGTGAGCAGCAAGGGGGTGGAAATGCTGCTGCGTCCAAGTGCAACAGCCTGCACCTGATCTGTAGAGCTTTTTTTTCACGACAGGGTTTGCAGACCATCAGCTTGCAGTAAGGCTCTGAGTACTTTGCTTCTGCTTCAAGGTTAACTCCTCTGAGTAAAACTTAGTTCCTTTACATGTActtttaaataatactttttttcccccccacattAGCATAAATTCTCTTGCAAGTGATCAAAGTATGATTATAGCATCCACAGAAAGACCGGTGATTTATAGTGGTTAGTTGCAGAGATAATTCATTTGCTTGTACTCACCGGCAACTGGAGTAGCCACTATGGATGTGACCTCTCTGCACATGTTGAAGATGGCAGGTCCGTAAATCCTGAGGTCAGGGACAAGTGTCTGGCCGAGGACGAATGTGATCTGCTGTGTGGGTTGTATTTGACCCTTCAGACCCTGAACATCAAAGAAGAGAATTCAGCAAGATCAGTGTCTTGGTCCACTTATTGTTGTGCATGTTCCTGTGTCTGGAACAATGTCTCGGTGTTTTGATGTTCTCCTCAGGAGTGTATTTTACCCCAGGGTTCCTGAAATCCCATTGCAATGTGCTGCCCTCTTGCTGGTGAGCAAGGAGTTGAGATGAGCTTCCCGGACACAGGGACGCACCTCAGGACAAACCAGCCTGGAACGGCGGTGCGAGGGGAATGGTTTTGCTCAGCCTGTACTGATGGAACTCTCCCCACTTCCTTCCCCAGCAGGCCTTCTCGCCCTTCAAAGCCCGGAGTTTTATAAGGACTCGGCTCCCACACTTCAGGAGAAGCCAGTGTCTACAAAAGCTTAGTATGCTGAACGCTGAGATAATTTTTACAAGGTCTGTGCTAATTCTGTGGGCTGAACTCATGCTACTGTGGTGCTGAGTTCTTTTCAAAAAGGTTTCAAAGCTTGAAATCTGAGTTGGGACCCCTCATTACTGGGTTAGTTGTTCTTCCTCAGCTGGAGCAAAGGGAGATTATGAAGAGCACCATGCCAAAAATCTAAACTCTCTAGCCATAAAACAGTGTTAAAAAGCAGTCAATgcaaataatcttttaaaacatgataaaaataatgtaagtGATCTACAACATTGCGAAAACATGAGAAGCCCCCACTGCAAGCATCTGAAACAGGGTTTTCTAACTTTTCAGAGGTCCCGAATTCTGTTAATGTAAATGTTGTGTTCTAAATGGTTGGTTTAAAAGCTGTTGAGAATTGCAAAGTCTCTGACACCAGTTTACTTTGACTTATTGCTGTACAACTTTCCAAGTAACAACTCCTTTTTGGTCTTACCTGGAAGCCCTGAACCACTGAGGGGAATATCTCAAATCTGGGCAGCAGGTTTCTGTTCATTGTGGAAATGAAGCAAGTTCCCTCTGGCATCACTTCAGTTGCAATAAAGccctggaaaataaagttattgaCAACTAGGAATTCAGCTTTTCGATATTTAAGGTTGGAATTAAAATTGTATGCAAAAAAGTAGCAAATGCAGATAGTTTTTACCCTCAAACTTGGACTCAAAATGTTAAGACTAAAGAAACAAGTCCTGTATTTTAGTCGGCTTTAGCAGAACTAGTCTCCCTGTATATTTTCTGAACAAGCTTGCTCCTTGCCGCTCACCGTGTTGAAGTTCCAAATGGTTTTCCATGTCCCAAATTCACTCCTTTGCTCGATAATGACCACACGCTGCTCCCTGTTGATGTTCAGGAGTTGGACACCGCCATTAACCCTGATTTCCCTGGTGACATCCTGGTTCTGAAActagaacacaaaattaaacaacacTTTAGACTTGCAAACTGGTCAGCTCTCTCCCCAGAGCTTTAGAAAATCGCAGTTGTAATAGAAGAAATGTGGGTTCACAGGGAGCCCCTCTGGTGAGCAGAGTATTGTCAAAATGACAAAGAATTAAGGCTGTGACATTCTGGAGTAGCCATAAGAATTCTTTTAATAGATTCaatgaataatttttgtttcttacaaGGGTCGTCTGGAGGTTTTAGAGGTCTATGCATGACAGCAgtttcagatttctctgtgcCCAAGGCATGGGACAGAAGCAAGgaaagctccagcagcagggcccagagaaacagcagcaacgTGTGTGTGAGCTGGTCCCTGTACTCACGTATTGAGCGAGGGCTGGAGTCAGCAAGAGTCCGAGCAGGACGGTGGTCGcaatctgaaaggaaaagcaaaaccaagagtgtaactgcagctctggctgacACAGCTCGTCAGGAGAATCTGAgggccttttttcttttccctcgCTCCAGCTGTGCAAAAGCGTGGACAAAAATGGACATGGATTAGGCTTCCTGTAGATCGAATAATGTGTAGTTAAACCTTTAACAAAAGCCTTACCTCCTCATCTGATTAGCTTAATGGGGTGTGAGTTGCTCTCCCTAGAGGAGAAAACTCTCCCCAGAGAGTTCTTTTTTGGTAGAGACACTGTGCTAAAGACacttcagagagagaaaggcaATGGTTTTGAATCAAAGTTGTAGtttataaggaagaaaagccGCATACTCACAGTGAGTTTCATCTTGACTGCAGAGCTGATGCTGGTGCAGGTCGAAGGAGCAACGGGAACCATCCACCTTATATATGTTTTCAGCATCAGGTGTGGAGCAGTTAagtgttgaaataattttattttgtcatttgtatCTCTGTCTGCATGTCACTGAAACTTGTTTCCTGCTGTAAGTACTTCATCAATATGGGGATTGTACTTCTGCAGATTTTTGGCCAGAGCCAGGTCATTATCAGATAAGAATCCAtttgcagtggattttttttaaatagtaactTTCCGGCCTTTActaattacttttgaaaattcaCATCAAACTTTAGACCAGAGATAGACTGGGGTTTAAAAAAACGAGGCCTTACAGTagacaaaataaataagagTCCTTGTGCCTTCCAAAATGTGCTGTAAGGTACCATGTAACCATAGAGTCCACTAAAATACATGGCCCGAACACAATATTGCCACTGGAAATTGTTTTACAATAAATAAGGAACTCAAGCCTGTTGGTATCtggcaagaataattttttcacCTTGCCTCAGCTTATTTTCTGTGACGTAAATTCTTCTTGAAAGCCGTGCTTGTTCAGTTAGGGAGGTTCATGAATACTTGGGCCTTTGTGTCACcttgctcagttttcttttgtgtgcaaACTGACGCTGTGGCAGAGGATCACTGTAAAGAAGTTAACAAGAAGTTAAATAACTGAGCTACACATATTTCTCTAAATCTGGATTTCATATTATCTTGTATAGGGTTGTGCAGTAGATACAGCACCACTTGCTTTGAGTAGCGATGAATAGTTGCTTAAGGCAGCATGTGAAATCTCACTGGGAAATTgttgtcatggtttgattgcagggtgacaataaaaccgtggcagatgtattgttaaccctctccaccccttcccccttcagcccctccctctccccccttcccactaaggcaattgggagggaaagaaggacagagagaagcaagttggaaaaattaaaaatgttttaccaATGCTACccataaaaatagagaaaataatacaaaatatacaaaaccaatcttgaaagtcccgacagctgctccagcaggtgTAGCGCCGGCATCCGAAGCCCTGgcctggactctgcagccaaccggagctggattcagtctgtcactaggcctcagttcgcagggacgactcgcaaggtcctctcccaatgttggccataaggaaaaggcacgagatcctcgtgatctcccacttttatatgaagtatcacgtgaatgggatggaatatttatttggtcaattttcagttcacctcctgcttgcacatctcgcgagatgcatcattgTCAttgaccttgcattccattgttatgtctaccaaaacacgtatctagctttcaggaaaactgcagttatttagaaggctttaacTGACAGGGAACTTCACtaaaacttgtttttttaacaaaaccaggacaattgTACAGGAGGAAGTTTAAATGCCAAAATTGGGATTTTGCAAGAACACTAGTTTAGCAACCTGTCTTGGGAattgcttctgtgttttcaaaggATTTGTAAAAACACAGGACAGACCAGTGTAGGGTGATGATAAATTTTACTGAGACACAAGAgcctccctgcagagcagaggaagagacACGTGAATGATTGAGGAAGTGATCAAGATAAGATTATCAAGAAGAAAAGTCGTGTTCATGGGTGCAGAGTTCCATGAATGTTCTTCCTCAAAACTTCATCAGGAATAAATACTTGCAGTAGTAGATGGACAATTTATTAATCTTAACTTTTaagcaggaaatattttgctttgggaGGTTTGatcctgaaagaaaaggaaaaactgattAGACTTGGACTGAGACAATAAGAGAACAATGTTGCTGGAATTTCTCTACTTAGTCTTGGAAACGCACCAGGAAATGTCACTTAAAACTGGAACCGCATCTTCCTAAGCTTCTGGTACAGTAACTGTTAGTGCAATCTTCTTAGACAAATCTAAGCTGCAAATTGGGGCTTGAATGTGAAAATGGTGCTGGGACAGGACCTGTGGTAGCTGGTACTATATATGCAGCTGCCTAAAAAATTCAAACTGGTGTCAGCAGCTGAATCCCAAACCGTtcctggaaaagctgctttccaggttGTGTgcagcagagggacagagctgctgcttttccttatgCACACGTTTGCTGATTTCTGGAAAGTCATAGGGAAACCTCAGGATTTCAGTAATTAACTCGTTTGTCTTCACTTAAATAGTGTTCATTCTTGTTCGTAATATCGTTACTCTTTATTTTGTCACACAAAGCACTGTCACTGGGATACTCATCTGCAGCTGGGTAAGCCAGGTAAGAGGGAATTCCTCTGCACAGAGCTTGGATGCGTTTTCCAAATCGGCGCAAGCTTTGGAGTCTGTTTCTGGAGATAATGAAGCGATTCTCCCTGGGTAGATGTCGGTGAGAACCGGGTCCCTAAGcatcaaagaaacaaacccaggaAACTGCATTTAGAAGAAACAGACCTGCTGTTCAGAACCTATACATGCATCTTTGGGCATGGAGAAGGGGTTATTCAAGTGCAGTGCAGCTTTTGAAAGACTGAACTTCTGGAGTggctcagccctgctgagaatcttgtctttttctcctgtcGATGGGTCGGGAGCGAGTACTTTGCACATGCAATTGGTTTCTCATTGCTCCATTCACCATCGTACCTTGTCTCCTTGAGGTGCTGCAGGAAACCATCTATCGTGTAAAAGCCTCCTGTCCATTTTAGGAACGATGCAGGCgtgttttgaaaatactttggTTGCAAAGTAGCCCtgttaaaagacaaaaagctcATTGTTGCAAACAATGTACAGTGAAAGATAAGTGggttgccagagagaagcaTGGgataaaaaataacacaaagctTTCTACAGTGCAAATAatcagaaggaaggaaaatattgttttttcaaTTATGCTGTCTAGGTAAATGTGTCATGGAGGCTGATGAGGGACGCTGGGGACAGGCCAAGTGAATTGCCTTCCCCAGCAGTGCCACGTGTAGGATACGTCATCCCGAGACTCGAGTCAGGTGAAGGAGTTCACTGCTGGAGGTGTCTGTGCAGCACagacagcacagcagcaacaaTGAAGTGGTTAAATGAGAACGTTTTCAGCATCTCCTCTAAAATCCTGTTAAGTTTTGTTGAAGTttaggggttttctttaaaCCATTTAGTGCGTTTCCATTTCTGAGCCATGGTGGCCGCCTCTTACAGTCTTGACGTCCCAGGCAGGTTTCCAGCCCTCCAAACCCTCCTCAGAGTCGGTGCAGACCCCGGTGTCCATGACAGAGGGGAGAGAGTTCTCACCGTGGTGCCCCTTGAGGTTTTCTGTGCCATTCCGAGGTGTGAAGAAGTTGAAAGGAGGTGTAAGGATTGAGGTGTGCGCATTCCCCATAGCCTTTCACTCATGAAATCAGTAGTTCTAGTGACTGTGCTTTGGAAAATTATTGTTCTTCGAGAGGGGAGATAATTTGTGGCCACAGAGGGGAGGCTGGGAAGCCACTAGTGCTGTTGGGTCAAACAGTGTTTATGCCAATTTCGAGACAGACTTTGATTTCATATCTAGCAAGTGTCTCTTTCCCTTGATCTATCAAGCACTGAAACATTTGCTGTGGTGTAATaataacaaccaaaaaaaaggcagtttccTGCTAAGTATCAGTCATTAAAATCCAGCATCCCTTTCggaaaagatttttcagagGCCACAGCTAAAGATTCCTGTGGCAGCAGCGTATGAGCACACACAGCTCTGGCCTTCCCCTGTTAGCAAGGGCTGGAGCCAGGAGAACTCCCAGCAGAGAAGCCACCACAATCTGAAACACACAGTGGAGATTCACAACATTGAACACTGTGACTGCTTGTCTTGCATCCAGTTATTTGATGCCTTAAAATAATCTTGACTTCCTGTTTAAATTTGTGTATGTGCTCAGgacttttctgaaatgctgtctAGCTGAAGAGTATTTCCAATATGCAGAAGAATTCTTTATTAATGAGCTTACACTGGATCATCGATTCATACAAATTAGTGTTAACCTCAGCAGTTTAATTTGTACAGGTAAGAAGATCACTTAAACACAGTGGGATTTAAAATCTATCCAGCCCCAGTTTAGTAAACTCCTTGGAAAAGGtggtctgaaatattttctatcaAAGAGTGAACTTTTCAGCCTGAGGTTTTGATTTTAGATACAGAGCAGATCCAAGCAGTTCCCATGTGCATGGGCACCTGTTGTGGAGACTTAGTATCTGGGTGCGCAGCTCTGTACTTGGAACA contains the following coding sequences:
- the LOC135998597 gene encoding gastrokine-1-like, encoding MVPVAPSTCTSISSAVKMKLTIATTVLLGLLLTPALAQYFQNQDVTREIRVNGGVQLLNINREQRVVIIEQRSEFGTWKTIWNFNTGFIATEVMPEGTCFISTMNRNLLPRFEIFPSVVQGFQGLKGQIQPTQQITFVLGQTLVPDLRIYGPAIFNMCREVTSIVATPVAELPAVYNEGACTTLNVLNLVQLNYCHANIKV